One stretch of Opisthocomus hoazin isolate bOpiHoa1 chromosome 18, bOpiHoa1.hap1, whole genome shotgun sequence DNA includes these proteins:
- the SPATA2 gene encoding spermatogenesis-associated protein 2 isoform X1 produces MDTKYKDDLFRKYVQFHECKLNASDNKQRPINDEYLRVAAAALLCLPKIDPFYRFRLIKFYEMAENSLRSVKSSSLHSLRNAFSMLETVGINLFLYPWKKEFKNIKTYTGPFVYYVKSALTEDDVRQILNYMGYVQELGTMYKLKEQVDAIQVKMVSFELFLAKVECEQLLEIHLQVKDKGYSEIDVINERKNCNEDVRGCSEAMKRRVECKENLNTSMARMVLQKSASERASKDYFKPKVSKPSKSVDTYDNYWESKKPPLMSSLSLRKEPILVDAEDDIKDEIIRPSPSLLTMSSSPHGCSDEFLPTSSHHNGMLRANVPYSSYFSAQEDLDLYTDPDSRSMLNFKRQEAVKPDVWLLRNDANPVYHKRTHLAKETASLKCQNCGVPCGTSVCQKCDNLFNSRQEYPAVKQSTYSIKPLPNDGLSPVSALREKSQYTSQTQSQERAAPFSSKSKPSGTSRCGFCNRSGAANTCTFCSKVSCDTCLNAYYYDPCCRKSELHRFMPNNQLNYKSSQLSHVVYR; encoded by the exons ATGGATACAAAATATAAAGACGATTTATTTAGGAAGTATGTACAGTTCCATGAATGCAAACTGAATGCCTCTGACAACAAGCAGCGTCCTATTAATGATGAGTATTTGcgagtggcagcagcagccttaCTTTGCCTTCCCAAAATTGATCCCTTTTATAGATTCCGGTTGATAAAATTTTACGAGATGGCTGAAAACTCACTGAGATCTGTGAAATCCTCAAGTTTACATTCTCTCCGTAATGCATTCAGCATGCTCGAGACAGTTGGAATTAATCTCTTTCTTTACCCTTGGAAAAAGGAGTTCAAAAATATTAAG ACCTACACTGGACCCTTTGTTTATTATGTAAAGTCTGCTCTAACTGAAGATGATGTAAGGCAGATTTTGAACTACATGGGCTATGTCCAAGAACTGGGAACAATGTATAAGCTCAAAGAGCAGGTTGATGCCATTCAGGTGAAAATGGTTTCATTTGAACTCTTTTTGGCCAAAGTGGAATGTGAGCAGCTTCTCGAAATTCACTTGCAAGTGAAGGATAAAGGTTATTCAGAGATTGATGtcataaatgaaaggaaaaattgcAATGAAGATGTTAGAGGCTGCTCAGAAGCCATGAAACGGCGTGTGGAGTGCAAAGAAAACTTAAACACTTCGATGGCACGAATGGTACTCCAGAAATCAGCGAGCGAACGGGCCTCTAAAGATTATTTCAAGCCAAAGGTGAGCAAGCCTTCTAAATCAGTGGACACATATGATAATTATTGGGAAAGTAAGAAACCACCTTTGATGAGCTCACTGAGTCTCAGGAAAGAACCAATTCTAGTTGATGCGGAAGATGACATCAAAGATGAAATTATCCGTCCGTCACCCTCTCTTCTGACGATGTCAAGCTCCCCACACGGGTGCTCAGATGAATTCTTGCCAACTTCATCTCATCACAATGGCATGCTAAGAGCAAATGTCCCTTACAGCTCCTATTTTTCTGCTCAAGAGGACTTAGATTTATATACTGATCCCGATTCTAGAAGTATGttaaattttaaaagacaagaaGCTGTTAAGCCTGATGTATGGCTGTTAAGAAATGATGCCAACCCTGTTTACCACAAGCGTACCCACCTAGCCAAAGAGACAGCTTCCCTCAAGTGCCAAAACTGCGGTGTACCTTGTGGCACTTCTGTTTGCCAAAAGTGTGACAATCTGTTCAACTCTAGGCAAGAATATCCAGCAGTGAAACAGAGCACCTACTCAATCAAACCACTTCCAAATGATGGCTTGTCTCCTGTGTCTGCTTTAAGGGAGAAATCTCAGTACACATCACAGACTCAGAGTCAAGAGAGAGCTGCTCCATTCAGTTCAAAATCCAAACCTTCGGGCACCTCCCGCTGTGGCTTTTGTAACCGATCTGGAGCTGCAAACACTTGCACGTTTTGCTCCAAAGTCTCATGTGACACTTGCCTCAATGCTTACTATTACGATCCCTGCTGTAGGAAGAGCGAGCTTCACAGATTCATGCCTAACAATCAGTTAAACTATAAATCATCCCAGCTGTCCCATGTAGTGTATAGATAG
- the SPATA2 gene encoding spermatogenesis-associated protein 2 isoform X2: MDTKYKDDLFRKFRLIKFYEMAENSLRSVKSSSLHSLRNAFSMLETVGINLFLYPWKKEFKNIKTYTGPFVYYVKSALTEDDVRQILNYMGYVQELGTMYKLKEQVDAIQVKMVSFELFLAKVECEQLLEIHLQVKDKGYSEIDVINERKNCNEDVRGCSEAMKRRVECKENLNTSMARMVLQKSASERASKDYFKPKVSKPSKSVDTYDNYWESKKPPLMSSLSLRKEPILVDAEDDIKDEIIRPSPSLLTMSSSPHGCSDEFLPTSSHHNGMLRANVPYSSYFSAQEDLDLYTDPDSRSMLNFKRQEAVKPDVWLLRNDANPVYHKRTHLAKETASLKCQNCGVPCGTSVCQKCDNLFNSRQEYPAVKQSTYSIKPLPNDGLSPVSALREKSQYTSQTQSQERAAPFSSKSKPSGTSRCGFCNRSGAANTCTFCSKVSCDTCLNAYYYDPCCRKSELHRFMPNNQLNYKSSQLSHVVYR, from the exons ATGGATACAAAATATAAAGACGATTTATTTAGGAA ATTCCGGTTGATAAAATTTTACGAGATGGCTGAAAACTCACTGAGATCTGTGAAATCCTCAAGTTTACATTCTCTCCGTAATGCATTCAGCATGCTCGAGACAGTTGGAATTAATCTCTTTCTTTACCCTTGGAAAAAGGAGTTCAAAAATATTAAG ACCTACACTGGACCCTTTGTTTATTATGTAAAGTCTGCTCTAACTGAAGATGATGTAAGGCAGATTTTGAACTACATGGGCTATGTCCAAGAACTGGGAACAATGTATAAGCTCAAAGAGCAGGTTGATGCCATTCAGGTGAAAATGGTTTCATTTGAACTCTTTTTGGCCAAAGTGGAATGTGAGCAGCTTCTCGAAATTCACTTGCAAGTGAAGGATAAAGGTTATTCAGAGATTGATGtcataaatgaaaggaaaaattgcAATGAAGATGTTAGAGGCTGCTCAGAAGCCATGAAACGGCGTGTGGAGTGCAAAGAAAACTTAAACACTTCGATGGCACGAATGGTACTCCAGAAATCAGCGAGCGAACGGGCCTCTAAAGATTATTTCAAGCCAAAGGTGAGCAAGCCTTCTAAATCAGTGGACACATATGATAATTATTGGGAAAGTAAGAAACCACCTTTGATGAGCTCACTGAGTCTCAGGAAAGAACCAATTCTAGTTGATGCGGAAGATGACATCAAAGATGAAATTATCCGTCCGTCACCCTCTCTTCTGACGATGTCAAGCTCCCCACACGGGTGCTCAGATGAATTCTTGCCAACTTCATCTCATCACAATGGCATGCTAAGAGCAAATGTCCCTTACAGCTCCTATTTTTCTGCTCAAGAGGACTTAGATTTATATACTGATCCCGATTCTAGAAGTATGttaaattttaaaagacaagaaGCTGTTAAGCCTGATGTATGGCTGTTAAGAAATGATGCCAACCCTGTTTACCACAAGCGTACCCACCTAGCCAAAGAGACAGCTTCCCTCAAGTGCCAAAACTGCGGTGTACCTTGTGGCACTTCTGTTTGCCAAAAGTGTGACAATCTGTTCAACTCTAGGCAAGAATATCCAGCAGTGAAACAGAGCACCTACTCAATCAAACCACTTCCAAATGATGGCTTGTCTCCTGTGTCTGCTTTAAGGGAGAAATCTCAGTACACATCACAGACTCAGAGTCAAGAGAGAGCTGCTCCATTCAGTTCAAAATCCAAACCTTCGGGCACCTCCCGCTGTGGCTTTTGTAACCGATCTGGAGCTGCAAACACTTGCACGTTTTGCTCCAAAGTCTCATGTGACACTTGCCTCAATGCTTACTATTACGATCCCTGCTGTAGGAAGAGCGAGCTTCACAGATTCATGCCTAACAATCAGTTAAACTATAAATCATCCCAGCTGTCCCATGTAGTGTATAGATAG